The Centropristis striata isolate RG_2023a ecotype Rhode Island chromosome 1, C.striata_1.0, whole genome shotgun sequence nucleotide sequence CGCTCTCAGCCcagcatattaaaaatatttgtatttatgataattatctTTGCACTTCTACACTCATGAAAATTGACCTGTTAATAGCACATAAAAGATCATTTATGTGTTGGGGCTCTGTAGTTAGCAGATGTTAGAGTAACTCACATATGAGTTAAATCACTTGATAGAGCATGGCGGCAATATAGTAGCTCCGGGCCCACATGGGGCCATGAAGGATAAAATGCAATGCATGTATACTTTAGATAAAAGCACCCACGTAATGGCACATGTAACATTAATATGTAAAGgatgaacagttttaaaatatttattaattgtcTGCTGAGCACTGCAGAAAGAGCCTGCATTAATTCCTATATAAAACAAGATCATCTTTAGTTCTACATGGTTATAATAAGACGAAACACAAATATATCTCAAATGTGAATTTAACCAAACTGTGGAAAAATAAGTGGTTGTGTTCTGCATCAGTGATCTTGACAGGCATGAAAAGCATCTGAATTAGTACTTATttgacactgacacacacttaGTGGAACATCTGACCCGTTCCTAACAGTCCCACTGTCAGAAACATCAAAGTTGACCTCTTTCACCTCCTATATGTCCTTCAGCTTTGAATGGGAGTGGCAGTGACCACTTTTGCCCTCTCTTGTGGCTAAAAGGTGAACAGCAGTTGCTCCTCCTGTGACACAGGTCTGTGCCAAGGGAGCCAACCTGCTTTGAATACTAATTGAGAGTGAATTACTTTGTTTTAATGGGAACATATGACACTCAAAGTGAATTAAGCCACCAAAACAAGCTTGTCTCAACATTTCTACCGACCGTTTCAATATCTGTGGAAATGAAGAAGTCTCTCCCAAAGCAATAAGCAACAGCCCACTCTCTTTCCTGAGATGTTATTAAATGATATTCCCAAGATATGAGGctccatttaaaatgaatagaaGACAGACTGTAGCATACTGCAAAGTGCTAAGAGTGATTTTTCAGGATGGTCAGGAGCTCATGTtacatctttgtgtgtgtgtgtgtgtgtgtgtgtgtgtgtgtgtgtgtgtgtgtgtgtgtacaataaTGGCTCACATATACGTCAGAGCTCTAGGAAAGCACTGCAGCTGGCAATGCCAcaaatattacacacatttaaatGCACGTTGgtgggtacaaataaaggtagAAGATATATAATCTCCATACTGATACACAAAGCAGCCTAATGTGACAGACACTATTGCtattatttggatttttttcccatatgccttggaagaaaacaaagaaaacaaccagacacaccagaaaacatgcaaacaccctcacacacatacacattatggacacaaaaaacaatgaggacagaaagaaagagaaggagaaagaccCTAATTGCTGTAATTATGATCACCCACTCAAGAAGTACGAAAACATTGTGCTGACATAACAATTGCAAGCTGTTAAATACAGATTCTGTAAAGAACCTAAAAATAAGTTTTCATTTTGAGGAGGGAAAAAAGTTGCCCATTAACTTACTTTATGTGTTATCCAGTAAGTTTGCGAATAAGGATGGTTGCGGTTTTTAAAATGCCCTACATTCCTCGACAAATATGAAAAGAAAGCTGGTACGGTGAAGTGAAAGAAGCCTCAtatcaaaaatcaaattcagtgaCTGCATTTACTAAAGAGGACGGGGACAGTCTCATGATTATTACACGCCGCAGTCACTTTTAATGTAGCgcataatgagataaaaaccaTTGTGTCTGGCTTGAACCAGCGCGCCCTCATTTGAATGGTGGCAGCTGGTCTGAGAGGCAGGGAGAGAACAAGGACACGGCTTTGACCTGGTTTGAATGGGAGACTGCTAATTAGAACAGTGATTACTGGTTGTTAGCGCCGCACCGGGGACATGACTGAAATGATGTGAGAGGGTTGCAGCTGGGGAGTTAGCACAACAAGAGAGAGAGTTaaacagagagaggggagaagagATAGGATTGGAAAGAGAAGAGACGGTGAGCAGGAAGGACGAGtgatttttctaaaaaagcaacaaagcaGGGTAAAACCGATAAAGGAAGAAAGagaaggggagacagagagaaaagaacaTAGCCAGTGCGATGGAGAGAGATGAAACAGCGAACAAAGTGACATTGAGATTAcaagaacattttaaaaaggggcGGGTAGGAGGCAATAAATAAGGGTGAGCTCCCGCCTAAAATCAGAAACAGCCATCTAtgcagaagagaggagaggaggtacACACTCTTCTCTTTCCCCCACATGAGCTGGAGTCTTATTGTGGTTTCGGGAACGACCCCATTATCATAGAAAGTAAGCGCACTATCTGGGCAAAGAGACAGAATGAGCAGCATAAGACACACAAAGATAACTGCTGATTATCAtagaaaaacaactttattcatggtcatattaaaatattattctgAACAAACCATTCTCTGCCCGGCCTGCAGCACGGTAGGTACGGAATAAATGACGGTTTCTTTGAGtcaagatgtgtgtgtttgtgtgtgactgggGAAGGGTCTAGCCTGGACAGAGGTTTTGGATGGTCTCGCAGCGTTCTTGGTAGAGAGAGTGGAAAGCGCGGGCTAAACTGAGGAGCGGCGTATCACAGTTCTCCATCTCTTTCTGCAAAAGATAAACATGAACATGTGGTCGTGGGTGAAACTGTTCTCTACTCATACATAAATACAACCATACAACCCATTTCATGCACTTTACCCACAAATCCAAACAAGAACACAACATAACACTTACTGCGGATGTCTCATGGTACTCCAGCCCCTGGCTTTGGGCCCATTCCTGGGCCACGGATGCCTGGACCTCCCTTCTACCAGACAGGTCTGACTTGTTGCCCACCaggacacctgagacacacacatacacaaaattacacaaagaaAGGTGACATGGAAAGCCTTGACTAGGGCCGGCAACAAATTCTAAATTCAAACATTAAAGACTCCCGCCACTGGCAGGATACTTCGCCCGGGAAAGTGGAAAAAAGATCAGAAAACTGAATTTGGTGCAGCTCTAACACCAAGCACAGCTCAGAGAaagattttttcatttcattcatttttagccAATTTTGACACACCTAGCGTTGACATCGAAACATGAATACCTGTAATATGTAATGTATTGTCAGAATGAGGcaaagtgaaatatttaaatattgcttTGAGGGTGTCAAATTTTGACAAGCTTATTTGATTCTACTAATTCTATTCTATAATGcatgagaaacaaaataaaaaataaaataaaacacatcttAATTGAACCTAAAACTTCTCTGGTATCTGTctggaaaaagaaagagagctgCTGCTTGAATTTTTACTTCCCTAAAATGGGAGAGAAATCAGAAAGGAAAATATGATAAGGTGTTATTTATGTCTTCTGTTTCCAAAGCCCCCACCAagtacccccctcccccctccccccactggttaaaaaaaacacaatgttccACTTATATTTACTTGTTCCTGTTTTACAGGTTTCATCATTATCAGCTCAAGTCGCAGATATGTCAGTGTCGATTTGTGCTGTGGTGTGAGGTGGCTGTGAAGTAATAACAGATTGctgtacaaaatatatttgagatgatttgttttctttcttttcctcttaaATATGTATCTCTGTATTGGCCTAAAAGTCCAGTACTGAAGAAGAAATATCAAACGACCTATCAATTTCACAGTCTGTCAGTGTTCCACAAATCTTTTAACCTTTAAGGGCTGTTACCTGGAATGTTTAGACCTTGACAGTGAGCATGAACTCTCTCCATCCAGTGGCTGCAGTTGGCAAAAGACTGCTCACTGGTCAGGTCAAAAACCAGGCACAGCAATGACACCTCACCCCACTGTGGAAGGAAAGGTGATGGGTAGAAATGGTTGGgaatgagagagacagagttagTATCACATCGACTTACTTCTTTTACTTctgtgacaaaataaataatacttcAGTAGCTCCCCTGTGTTTGTACTTTATGTGAGGATGTGGAGCCCTGGCTGGTAAATTTCACTAGTTTCATGCAAATGTAAAAACTCTAGAGAAGCAGTCTCACCATTTTCTCGCAGGCTTCTACTAATGTCTGCTTCCCTGCAGAGTCTATGATGTAGAGCTCCTGGAGGGAAAAGgcgagaagagaagagagaaaggaagggaaGAGGTGTTATACATGAAGATTAAGTCAAATTACATGGTTTTAAACTTCTTATTTTCTTTGGCAAGGtcattaatgttcttattacaATGCTGCCCTATAGCTCAGTGAATACAGATGAGAAACTAATAATATTAAATGTCTGGGGAAACTTCTTTCATACCGAGTGATGGATTCCAATTCTCACCACCCACCTTCTGTGATTTAGCgacttttataataaaaaataagtccAAACTGTTATGAACAGAGTGGTCAACACAGGATGAAGAAGAGACAATGGCTGGACTCACCACACTGTCATTTGTCTCTGGGATGTTGACACATTTCATCAGAAGCTCCACTCCTGTTGTCTgccaaacaaacacaaccaAGATGTTAATTATACCGCTCTTTATGTAAGACCTTCATAAAACCTGTAGTTCATGTCTCCTCTTTGTAAAGAACAACAACTCTGTCAATGTGATTAGGAAAAACATCTGCCATTGGGTGTTTTTTGTACAAAGCACCTCACTGTTGTGGTGTATTTTCAGCTAAATTTTCTCatgtgtaaatgtttttgtttctttaattcTCTTCAAAAGCTGCAGTCAAATCATATTGTAGCTGTTACTGACAACATGCATTTTCCAGCTCCAGCACTCATACTACTGTGGCTTTtatagagaagagaagagaagagaagagaagagaagagaagagaagagaagagaagagaagagaagagaagagaagagaagagaagagaagagacatTCGCTTGTCACAGAGTTGACATTAAACACAGTGGCACAACAAACTGTCTGATGTGATTTATTGTTAATGTCTAAACATAAGCATCACTAATTAGCAGCTTGGCTAGCCTTGAAAGCAGCTTCACTGTCCTGATGTTAAATTGAGTATGTTCGTTCGAATGATACAAGCCCCCTTTGGGCCAAGCAATGACGACAATTAAGACATAGTGAGAGTCTGAATTGTAAATGAGTGGAGGTATACATTTATGCAGAGTTGACAGGCACCACAAGCTGATAGTTTGGCTGTGGTGTGTAAGTCTCTGGTCATTTTGGCAGATCAAAGTTGCTTTCTCTTCTATCAGTTTTACTTGTTAAACAGCGAGTGCAGACTATAAAGCTTAGAGCTGAGGGAAAGTGCAGTTGGCTGGATAATTGATTTGTCACTTGGAGTGACCTCTTTCACATACAAGAAGCTGTCTGGtccattattaaaataaacatattgatTATAGCTGCTTCATCTTGTTCACTAATGTTTAATTTAGCCACACACACCTTAAACTAACTTACCAATgctaaatattaaatgtatacattgacatggttttgcattgctgctGGTTGACTCTAGAGGTGTAGAAATAGAGTCTATCCTGATTAACAGGTTACTGTGGTAGcatcctgtcaatcacaagatagCCATGCCATAAAGTATACCCTGTTTTATCATCTAATTACTCTAAATAAGACCgtgatttacaaaatgaacatcatgctgtattgaagaagactttaaacaCATGATTGAGACCCTAaagtcattaggaaaatgtttactgatgtAATAAAGTATGTGAGAGGTAGGGTCATtatctcatagacttctatacaacctggtttctttttgcaaccagtggaggaaccccctgctggccattagaaagaatgcagatttaaggcatGCCTGCTACATTCACTTTTTTCTGGTCTAAAAGTAGATGTAGTATTAAGTATTTAAGATTTTTATAATGAATACAGTGCAAATAGAGGAGGTAGCAATAAAAGTAGAGGGTAAAGAGGATATAATAAATATGGTCTTATCACAGATGCACGTTCTTCACAGGCCTGGAGATCTAATAAAGTCCTAAGTGGACTGGACGGTTGCAGGCTGCCTTTCGCCACTATGTATCCACTGGTATGAGATCAGTGGTGACCTTGAAGAAGCAAGCTGAGGTTTCTTCACATCAGCACCAAAGTCTAAATTGATCTGATCTCCTGAGCTCACACTTAACTGAGCGTGTCAGAAATGCCAGagtctcaaacacacacacatacttttcACGCTCACTGCCtctgtgaaacacacacacacaccctcatacacacacacctcagaacAACATTTACCTGATTCACACAGAAACAGTTCATAACAAGGATCcaatggtacacacacacacacacacacacacacacacacacagacgatgCGGCAGTCCTACTTCGGAGCGGTCTAATGAGCTGGTGTGATGCATAGGAAGCCTCTCGCTGGAATGTCAATGAGGGCCTATTAGTAACAAATAAGCTTGGAATATTGCTAACGGGCCGTCTGACATTTTCAAAGGAGGACGTGAGCAGAATGGCCGACAGCCTCCCCTACCCTTCAAAATCAAAAGTTGAAGAACATAAGGGATGGCATCGGCGTCTGCACAAGGAATAACTCTACACAGCGctggtttctttttcttatcaGGTACAATGGAAAGGACATGCTGTTCCCTGTTTCCATCTGCAGTGAAATTATAAAGATAAAATCCCACCTGATACATTTAACACTGCTTAAAACTGCTAGCTGTGATGCACCTTACATGCATATTATAATGGTGTAAGTatgcacaaaatgataaaaagaaaagaaaaaaagaaaattgtgaaGCTCTTAGAGCCTGTTTACACGGCTCAAACAAGTACAATATAAGTTGAAGAGACTAAAGATGGCAAAGGTGGAATACAAGAAGAAATtggagagaaatctacagaacagcaacatccgtgaaatgtggagaggaatcaacaccatctctggttccaacaacaacagacagtcAGTGGTGGCTGATGTAGAAAGATCTGATGAACTCAACCAGTTCTTCAACAGATTCAATACAGCGTCCTCACCTAATTCCAGtgttgcttctcctcctcctcctcctcttcaacatgTGTACATCTCCAAAGCAGCATCCATCCCCCCTCTTACACCTGAGCCTCCACCCTTGTCTGTCACAGAGATGGGGGTGAGGTTGGAACTGGGAAGACTTTGCTCTGGGAAGGCTGCTGGcccagatggtgtgtgtccaaGGCTGCTCAAGGACTGTGTTGCCTAACTGTGTCAACTTCtccacaagatcttcaacctcagtCTACAGTTGGGGCGAGTGCCGGCACTGTGGAAGATTTCCTGTGTTGTGccggtaccaaaaataaaatgtccagctgaacttaatgactacagaccagtagcccttctcacatcatgaagaccttggtGCGGCTCattctacgcctactgagagctgaagtcaaagacaatctcgaccccctgcagtttgcatacaaacaacacattggAGTGAACAaagctgtcctctacatgcttcaccgtgcccttgctcatctggaggaaaaccagtgcttatgtgagaatcatgttatttgttttttcaagtgcattcaacaccatccaacccaacatgctcaaaaacaagctcacagagatgggagtggatctttccttcatctcctggatcacataTTAcatgacaggaagaccacagtatgtcaagTTGGGGAACTGTGAGCAGCACAggagctccacaaggcactgttctggctccattcctgttcacactgtacacagcggacttcaaatacaactctgagtcctgccacatcca carries:
- the ift27 gene encoding intraflagellar transport protein 27 homolog, yielding MVKLRARCLLVGDAAVGKSALSHVFHSDGTLFQKNYSMTTGVELLMKCVNIPETNDSVELYIIDSAGKQTLVEACEKMWGEVSLLCLVFDLTSEQSFANCSHWMERVHAHCQGLNIPGVLVGNKSDLSGRREVQASVAQEWAQSQGLEYHETSAKEMENCDTPLLSLARAFHSLYQERCETIQNLCPG